Part of the Nicotiana tabacum cultivar K326 chromosome 20, ASM71507v2, whole genome shotgun sequence genome, aaactgattatatgaagtatattatagagcaaagatcattctttggtttgagacaaggtaatggaacttgtcaggagtatagatccaatgaattgttgattcaacagttgattatgaattttagcacatctcttcagtcgtatcaGTGTTGtaaaaactagagcaagacctatgtaggtcatgagatgtaatgggagcatcagatttgtggaatttcgactattatgtttaaagaatgttattgtggtcctatgagtaaagtgatgcaaagtgttAATTCAACAAAGTTATGCAGCCATGTTGGgtacagcgtgtggagattgatatggtggtcgtatgatggaaacaggcttggcaggaaattcaggatgttggaattggacctaatggcttatttgcttgaataagggAGTATACCTACAGAGTTGtcgagctaatatgctcaactgAGTGGTGGTAGCACGGgaaggtgcatgaggtgttaaacaagtgatttcagacaactttagtgtagttctcagcacgttcgaggaagaacgcatgtttaagtgggggagattgtaacgacctgatcggtcgttttgagctccggcgcgtcattcagcagttttaggccatgagcagctttatctcaggtatattgacttgagtgtatggtcagaattaaaattcaggaagtttggagtcaaatctaaatgggaattctcattttgaaagcttaaaattgaagaaatgaactaggattggaattttgagtaaaagacctcagaattgggatcctaaggttccagcaggttcgtatgatgatttcgtacttgggcgtatgcccggatcgggttttgaatAATCTGGGagtgttttggcgcctattgtggaagatagcattttagaagaaattgcatcagtttggcttaaaatgcatttcagtattattgatgtccgtttggaattccgatactgggagtagctccgtatggtgattctggatttgggagcgtgatcggaagtgaattcagaggtccgtaggtcattttggagccgtttagctaaatatagaaatttgaaggtttttgagaaaattcgaccggaagtggaaattttgatatcggggtcggaatacgattccgaaagttggggcaagtccttaatgtcgaatgtgacttgtgtgcaaaatttgaagtcattcctgaatgattttggtaaggtttgagacacttagtctcttttaaggaagcttaagttggaaaagtcaaccggatattgacttatgtggtAGAGCgctcaaaatgtgaattttatggttcggatagctttgttaggtgatttgggacttaggagtgtgtccggaatatttttgtgatgaccggtgtagaattaagcttgaatcgacaaagttagtattttggcgaattccagttgataggtaagattttgattcgagactcggaatggaattccgagagtttttgtagcttagttatgtcattttggacttgtctacaaaatttgagatcattctgactagttttgacgtgtttcgatatcggatgtgaaaatttgaagtttcaaagttcataggcttgaatctgtgatgaatttagtatttttgcgttgtttttggtgattcgaaggaacaactaagtttgtgtcatattatgggacttgttagtatactttgttgggatcctatgaggctcggataaattttggaagagtttttggaagatttttgtcgttttgagcataaatgtaatgatctaaaggttcatttttagttctagagatccaaatttgattccgagacttccggaattttgataatgaattataggactgatctagaaattttggtctaatttgatcaagtcgcgattaggtttttgacgcgaaacatgagtaattgtttaacgagcgaaatagatatcgcactgggcaaatgagctccgaatttaGTTTCGATTAAAGatttgtgttcgtattattatttgtgactcataggaacaataatcatctaattccgagttcgtatgatggagttagagtctatttagtgaaaaatggctgtgctgcaatttaaattggctgctggtgcatttttttagcagcagtgaacagtaacccGCGCATTAACAgtaccgcgcgggtgaacagtaattgcgaaaaatctgggcagtaagtttatatccgattttgggtcatttttccaccattctCAGTCAtgttgagagcttttggacggggattgaagggagtttcaactgagatcgactggaggtaagttttatgagttaaatacatgattttattgaagaatcatccttgaaatctatgaaaacatagccaaattataagaaattagggcttgagattgaaattctaaaatgaagatttgaggggccatATGAACtctgattttggtaaattttatatgtacggactcgtggtgAGATGAGGAATCCgatgatgtgactttcgtaatttttagAGAAGTggacccggggctcgggtttgCAAATTTCGTGGTTTTcaatatttttcgagtcttttcgattgagttatattcccttagcctattgtaatatattccttgtggttttggcaagattcgacgcgcgaggaggtcgattcgaaaggaaagggcatcgcggagtagacttttggccgtcttgaggtgagtaattgatgtaaatgctgttctgagggtttgaaaccccggactttcacatcgtaacgctatattgaggtgtgacacgcactccatggcaaGTGCgtggtcggatactattggggattgtgacttggtccatcccgtgtgatgtttatactatactggtgattgatacacatacttcattgatattactgggcttgatgccatgtttggggccttgtgccgatttgtaaaatccttcgaggattgatattactgcttagcatgatttgcatatcatttaatttcagtccaaggttttaaatgttgttttgcaaactcagccataattctaagtgttgaaaacttaaatgatatttttaaatgtattccgggctgggaacttctgttttgtaaatgcccaaggggcttattatattattttctggactgattataaagtgacttgaaacagtggtaacaatgacactgtgtggtatacttgaaacagtggtaacaatgacactgtgtgatatacttgaaacagtggtaacaatgacactgtgtgatatacttgaaacagtggtaacaatgacactggatgatatacttgaacagtggtagcAATGgaactgtatgatataaattggtcaggtaacaatggctgaccggtcaggcaacagtgactgaccaagatattgcgcttgggctgtaggagcccctcctgagtctgtacacacccccagtgagcaccgtcgacgataaataaatatggatggctcgggttgcacgccgcagtgggtactggaatgtaccatcatatgcattgcattgcattcatgtatttgtatttatactggtgtttagctgctcagttccatatgttgctgtatattcggattgtagcttaatttgtgtatttactggattttcttatcttcggactgtagttacttttattactcactgggtcggagtactcactttactccctgcaccttgtgtgcagatccagggcagtctcaggctcagtagatccagttgatcagcagatccagcctctgggagtatcgaggtagctgcacgacgttcgcagccattgatgtcttccctcctatcctatctctttatttccgcattatcgaACTTTGGATATACCGtatattaggatgatattttgtattctagaggctcagattcgtgacaccgggtcctagtgagattatattgtgtattttgttaaattcttcagtactttaatcttgcttaattgatatttctttccgctatttttgataaattgggttaagtgttgaataatggtcgggcttgcttAGTAGTGTGCTGGACGTCATCACGACCGgcatttgggtcgtgacaaaagagTAGTCAACACTTAATACTCACCGAAAGGAACATaacaaaagttaaaattttcatTTAGAGAGTAATACTCTAATGCAAGTATAATTTGGACGAATTTAATTTATGACCAGTTCAAAAGAAGATTTTTTTTCTCCACTATTTCTATCACAATTTCAAGATAATGGCGTAAATTCTAAATGATTCACAAAATATGGTAGGAATAAAAATAACAGAGTGGAAATgagaccaaaattaaaataaaaggctTGAAGAACAGAAAACATGGTAGGAATAGTGTTAGTTGAAATGAACGATCTttcatttaaataaataaaaaggaaataaatgatTCATATTTGTAATGCATGAGTAAGTAAAAGCTATAAGCTATCAATTCATAAATCTTTAATCAGATTCAAATGTGTGATGAAACCAAAATCAAGCTGATGTTTATTTAGTATTAATTTTACCAGTAgaatctttgtcttcttttgttccaCCTTCGGCTGCAGAGCAAGTTTTATTTTGTAAACCTCAACATTCATTGCGAGAACTCTGTTGTAAAAGGTCAGAGATGTTTGTAAGTTGTTTGTTAGTATATTTAAAGCATAAGAATTTATTAGCTCAGAGAAACTCAAAATAGTAACAATTAATGTTGATGAGATAACAGATAAGCATACCAAATGAAGTTATCAACTATTGTTTCTGAAACTTATTTCCAATATGGTTTAGCAAAGACAGTAGCATGAGAAGCAAATAAGTTATGAACTTTCAGATCATATTTGCTTTCATTCTCCAAGTAAATTACCGAAAACTTCTTTGTAAACTACATTTGTTGCTTCATTTGAAATTTCTCCATATCGTCATAAACCAAAATCTTTAATCCTTTTCTTTTTATAACCCGTGATAGAGCAACATAAAGCTACCCATGTGTGAAGACTGGTTTCTTCAAATATAACCCAACATGAGATAAAGATTGTCCTTGACTTTTGTTGATACTCATTGCAAAAGATACAACTATTGGAAATTGCCTTCGCTGGAACTTAAAAGGTATTCTTGCATCAGATGGAGTCAGCGACATTCTCGGAATGAATACCTTTTGTCCAGCCATATTTCCCGATAAAACTTTTGCTTCGATAACCCGATTTCCGAGTCTTGTGATGATTAATCTTGTTCCATTACATAGCCCTGAAGATTGGTCTATATTTCTCAATAACATCACTGGAACACCCACTTTCAAAGTGATAACATGAGTTGGAATTCCAGAACACTTAATAGTGTTTAGGAATTCGGGTGTATGTACATGTTCCAAACCTGTAAAAGCATTGCCTGACATACAAATTGTATCGGAACTCAAAAtgtttttggttgactttggtttAGTGAAACCATGTATTCGTTGATTGATTCAACCATGTCAAGAGTGGGAGCAAGAATTCCTCTTTGTTGTAGGTATGTTATATCACTGCAATGACTTAAAAAATCTGGATATGTACTTTCCACAATCGCAGAAATTGGATCTCCACAATTATTTATGATAAGATCATCAGGGATATGAACTTTTTCAATACCATCAACAGAATTTCAAATCATACTGTCACCAATTGCTAAAATCCAATCAGAAAATTGTATTAGATCATTCAAATGTGAATCCACCTGATTTCTTTCCAACCTTTTTTTTTGTTAGCTTTAAGACATGACAGTGATTATACAAATATGAAGAATTAAGGGCAGCATTAACAATATCTTGTCTAGTACCTTTTGGAATGACCGGAAGTATTTGTTTGAAGTCACCTCCAAGAACAACCGTTTTTCCTCCAAATGGTCGATCTAAATTGGATGCATCTTTAAATCTAAGAATATCTCTTAGAGTTCTGTCTAGAGTTTCAAAACAATATCTATATATCATTGGTGCTTCATCCCTAATAATTAACTTTGTCTTGACAATCAATTTTTTTTGTTGCTCTGACCATAAGCTTCTTTCTACTGTCTGCATTCCGCTTTCTCCTCGAAAAGTAAAAAGATGCATATTCTTTTAATATTGTAGGGCAAGAAATGACTAGATGAAGATCATGAAATGGAGTTCCTATTTCAAGTTGTAACCTTTGTTCTCTTATTGTTGATTTCGTAAAGAGATGCTTTATAGTTGGATTTGCAAGACCATAGTCTCGTTGGCTTGTCGCCTTCATTCTGTTTGGCCCTTCCGACTCTACAATCAAAGCTTTATAGTGGTCATGTTTCTAGTATATTAACTCCCAATGGAAACTCTTAATATGGTAATGCAGAATTACATAAAATATCATTATAATATGTCGCGGTGCTGACAATTGGAATGTGTATTTGATGTCTCTTCTGGCTCGTCCGTTTGTAGATTGATGCATATATGCATACTTCTTGCAGATTTTGATTGTTGATGAGTGTTAATGACTTAATTCTATTTATAACCTCAAGAAAACTGAATGAGATTGTATGTGGGTCAAAAAGTGGTTTGGCATATAAAGTTTGCCTTTCAGTAATGGTTATAAAGATGTACTAAATCTTTATATGGTTTCAGAAGCAGTTATATCCTAGTCCTTAATATATGGCCTTTCAATTGGTATTAGGAAAAAACAAGATATTTAGTGTTGTTGACCAGATTTCAGTTGCTTGAGACTATTAACAgattgtttggatggttgttaaaTAATGTTTCATAATATAGAGTATTGtaatgtattatattgtattgttttgGTGTATATAATGTTTGATAGATTGTATTATTTTCtgtcgtttcatgatatcacacaccaattatatgaagaataaacttgcaatattaaaAAAAGATAAGGTATGAGGTagaataattatataaaatacgGTAAAGGATAAAATATAATTACTTAATAATAAGGGTAAGATGAGAGGGAAAATTAAGGTAACGACGCGATCATACTAAATCAATCGTTacataaaatgacactttttGTTATTTCATAATGACGGAttaaacaatacaatacaataaaatttaagtaacaattaaaacatcgtattacgaattttgatacaaaaccagtccaaatcacctccaatattcctcaaattttatatattgagTTGACATATccatatattttcaatgaatttcaactatacccattgaaaaagtttcttttttgtttagatttttggaatattatatatatttttgtatttcatcaccttatttgctacctcatccatgaaatttcctttccgtcttgtatctagtgttgctaatcacgcttaaaaatatgtaaggtgatttttgcatgtgattctttgagagaaagaatcctattatttggtttttcaatttttgttagCTAGTTTTAGTAAGTATATgactaatggctagaggttggtaaggtgaaatttatttggaacatttgtgtaagtttccctTGATGTTACGCCCCAAACTCAGAGGCTCACTCATAACCTCATCTAAGCCCCTCGAACTACACCGACTCACCGAGCGCGACGTCCCAAATACTCTTGtccataaattaaaaataaaattttccttgTTCATTAAAGCAAATCAAGatagaattatttatttttattattgatgaGTGATGACAATCCATGTTTTATCTGGGTGAAAATCTTTTTTCTCCTCCACTACAGAttcctagttttttttttttttttttggggtgaaAAAATAGGTAGCCAACTCAAATATGGTATTGCGGCTAAAACACGTAGGAATCCAAGTATCCAACTAACTCAAATATATTGAAAACTTGAGGCTAAAACCCTAGTAGGAATCCAACTCAAATATATATGGAAAACTTGGGCTAAAATCCAGGCAGCACTTAATGGCCAGCCGGTTACCATGTTATTTATAACCAAATACTACTAGGGTTAATTTTCTCAACTTTATTACGAGTGCAGAGACCAAAGAGACGCACAAATTAAACATGGAAGGAACCTTCAGTGAGTTCACAATTACTACCACCAAAAAGCGGCGGATGGAGGAGAAGCGTGAATTTGCAAGTGACATGGTATTCGAGATATTAACATGGCTTCCAGCGAAGTCTCTTATGCGATTCAGGTGTGTTTCTAAAGCTTGGAACAGTTTGATACGACATGAACCCGACTTTGTCAAGTTGCACAATGCTCGTTTTCAAACCCGTCCTCTAGCCAGCCGCCTCTTATTTGAAATAGGAACACACTATCATGAAGTTGTAGAAAGCCGCACTTCCAATTTACCAACACAAGTTGAAGGATTCTCTTTACAGCTCGCACGTCCTCGTCATTATTTCGACTTTGATGAAGTTACTATTTGCTCAAATCCTTGCAATGGCCTTGTTTGTTTCTATAACCATAAAGATACTCTAAGTTACTTGTATAATGTCACCACAGGGGAGATAAAAGCTTTACCATCTTCTCTAACGAGGCTTCCGAAAGGACGACGGGGTCCTACGTTGTTTCTGGGATTTGATCCGGCCACGGAAAGATACAAATTGCTTCATTTTGTTTTCTACGAGAATGAGAAAAAACCAATGATCAAGATTCTAACACTAGGAACCACCTCCTGGAGAAGAATCCAACAAGATGAGTACCCCCTAccatttaattcattttattcatgTTATGCTCATGAAGGTATCTTTCTCAATGGGGTAGTTTATTGGATTGCGTTTAAAAGTCAATTTGCCTACTTCAACTTCACAGAAGAGAAGTTTGGAACTCCTTCGTACCCACAAGGGCGTAGTCGGACTCTTGTACTGAATAAAATGCAAACTGCACTTTTGGGAAAGTTGGATATCCGCTGTGGCTTCAGACCTGAAAATTGCAATTTGGTATATGATGAGGTCAACAAAGTTTTTGTGAAATCCAAATCTAACCCGGACTTGGACAAGGAGAAGGTTGCCTTGCTTGCACCAAAAAACGTTGATGATGAAACTACATTGTGTGGAAACATAGTTTTAGCAACAGGCAGTGTTAATAGCGCCCCAACTTCCTTGGTATTCGCTGATCATCATTTCAGGTTATATCGTGTTAGCAGTTTTGTTGAGAATATTATCCCATTAACATTTATTGATGTTTAGtttttttcattatatttattCATTGAGGTTTAGTTGTATGAGAATTTGTTTTAGTTTCTAGTTTTCCATACATTATATGTACCTATTTATTGATGAATATCAATCCCCTTCCTGAAAGAAGACACAAATGAAGTAGCAAAGTGCAAAACAATCTTTAGATCCAGGAAAATTATAATCCATTGAATGCAATGAATCACATAACCACTGCAATTTCAgatcttgtaaattcttttcattCTTAAAAACACTTTCAATTGTGTCGAGGATGCATGCCCGAGGAGATGATTCTCGAAGATGTTGCTGCCCAGGAAGCACCTTTGAGAGTAGGCTAGGCTCTAGGCCTTTACTATATGTGTACCTCCTCGCTTCTTTTCGTTCAAACCTGAAATTCGCaccaaaactcgattactcattcacccccgagcccggttatgtaatatgttttggaatccaacctcaatttgaggtctaaattctaattccacaaaaattcctaattctacccaaacccccaatttccaccataaaaacactagattttaggttgaaatcttaggaaatgtaatgaaagattgaaagaaactttgTTAGCATCACTTACTAATGATTCAGGAAAGAAGGGtgcttggaaaatcgcctctagggttatcttgttttgaaaatttgaagaatgagagaaaatcTCATTTCTTAGCTATTTGAtcagtcgcagatgtcgcatttggcGACTTGCGAACCTCACATATGAGAAGAaacagtcgcaaatgcgaagtcctcCTATTTCTGttgtcatcgcatttgcgatgattcgttcgcaaatgtgaacattgatatttcgcaattgcgaccaaattGATCGCAAATACGATCAAGCCTATCCCAATCCCACTTCGCAAAAGCAAagtattgttcgcaaatgcgaacctgaggTGCCCCGgctaaaaagtaaaattgggGCAACTAAGTAAATTTCTAGATAAGTAGGGTTAAGATCTCTTTGTTTTGGATGAGTTTCATGAGTTGTATTTGGGCTGCTTAATAGGTCAGAATGGGCTATAAAAAAATAATTGGTTAACTTGGGCTCAACTAGCccgtgatgcccttgcctctcaaatcagtCTCTAattgctccgaatctaaccaaaatcagttccacatcattaatacatgctaaaggaacaaagcccaagcgaaaataatcgaattaactcaaaaatcccataATTAGCCAAACCCGACCTGACCTATGTCACGCGAACGCGTAAAGTAAAATGGGGGTGGGCTGGGAATTAACCCTTTCTTCTACGCGTACGGcggtccgcgaacgcgaaggccaggaggggcttacccttcacgaatgcgtggaggatctcgcgatcgcgtaagtccttAGGAGGCTGCTCTTTGCGATTGCGACAGTGCGATCGCGATAAACACCGTCGCCCAACACTTAAAAAAGAAATCCAACACGCATCCGGCAATATTTGTGAAGAGTCCGAGCCTTCAACTCATTAGTATAGCAGCACAACATATAAAAAGTTGTATCCTTCTCCTCTACCTTTTTATGCCTATTCTTTTATCCCCTAGAGCTAtagttaaattaaaaaataaatagatcAGGTCATAGACATTATAGACATGTCCTCAAGATCGTTTCATATGAAAACTAATAAAGGACTATAGTTTTAACTATATTCTATCAACTTGATACGGAAGTAGGTAGCTTTTCATATGAAAACTAATGAATATAGGAAAAGCTTTTAAATAAATTCTATCAGAGAACATCAATTGCTACTGCAAAAGAACCGAATACCTACCGCATATAATAGTAGTAAATTTCTAACCGAAATAATAGGATATGACTTCTTTTGTAATTGTGATTATAATAGTGTACcagaaaaataataaacataagtCGGGTTCAGCAGACTGGACGGAAAACACGATAAAAGATTAACTTGATGAATCTCGATGAGCCTTCACTTGCGTGTCTTAGTAACACTAGTATGGACAGCCCGTGCACAGTATTCTAGTGGCAGAGCTAGAATATCATTATGGATTAAACTCAAAAATTTTGgttcaaattttatattttcttcgATAATTTATTGgatatgtataaaatattatttttgaactCCAATAACTTAAAAGGATTGAAATTTATAACTTATAAACTTTAAATCTTGGTTGTGACTCTGAATATGCTAAACATTTGAGCTTTTCTTATAAATGAACTTTTGTATGACAATCACCAAATAGCATGAGTAAATTTTTGCTTAACTtgtataatatttatttaaaacagTTGTGCATAGGTTCTCCGGCAATTCTATCATCCGTTTAGAAGAGTACCATTTATGATTTTGACACCTATAATTAGCATTAATATAAGAATAATTTAACTAAGTAATCTcttatatcatcattttgggacttataaattttatttttaagcaAATCAATGGATATGTCATCCTCATAAGATTGGAGGCGGAAGGAAAATGAGTAACAAGACAAGCATTTTAGTTTTTCCATATTCAAAATAGGTAGAGAACTCCATAGCAGCTACTGTGGATTTCCTTTGTCGTttgaatatttttataatacaaaTCCTAGCATTGGAACATAGCAGGAAGTTGTTAGCTTACTaattaaactgaaaaatataaatgaagctCAGACACTCACATGGCCAGAGAAAGTAATATACGTATTGCAAATGGCCACATGTttctgttgggaataaaccccttaccaaaataatattcacggtaataaagcggaataataatgtagcaccgatatacggtaattaacaataataaaagagtaataatgacaccaagatttttacgtggaaaacccttctgaataagggaaaaaaccacgaccccgagaggagcaactgatatcactatagtaaggaattttacactttatAGGTCGCagataaatactccaaagactactacaacactcaaaaagaaataaccctcttttgatattcccacctcactacaatatcgctcactctctattttcctcacagactattttcttataccttgtctgtgaaatctcactctttctttctctctttgttggtgtgtagaaatgagagttgaagctctccttttatagccaaagtttcactctctaaagcctaccatatttgacaatttacacacacttttcacaattcaacaaagtttgctaccaaactaaagaaattcaacaaagttggctaccaaaccaaactaattcaacaaggttggctaccaaccaaaccaagtcaacaaggttggctaccaaaccaaagaaaacttttattaggcacatgtctaatacttcttcaatgagatggacctcatcaatctccccctccagtctcattcatctagaggaggtagcactgtcttctagtttgagtgcatgccgacaagttctttgcatagctcgaacttgttccttggtaccaccttggtcagcatatctacgggattctcacttgtagaaatcttcaagacttttagagatttATTATCTACCttttctcgaatccaatgatatctcacatcaatgtgtttggtccttgcatggtacatagagttcttgctaaggtctattgcactttgactgtc contains:
- the LOC142174236 gene encoding putative F-box protein At1g60370, with product MEGTFSEFTITTTKKRRMEEKREFASDMVFEILTWLPAKSLMRFRCVSKAWNSLIRHEPDFVKLHNARFQTRPLASRLLFEIGTHYHEVVESRTSNLPTQVEGFSLQLARPRHYFDFDEVTICSNPCNGLVCFYNHKDTLSYLYNVTTGEIKALPSSLTRLPKGRRGPTLFLGFDPATERYKLLHFVFYENEKKPMIKILTLGTTSWRRIQQDEYPLPFNSFYSCYAHEGIFLNGVVYWIAFKSQFAYFNFTEEKFGTPSYPQGRSRTLVLNKMQTALLGKLDIRCGFRPENCNLVYDEVNKVFVKSKSNPDLDKEKVALLAPKNVDDETTLCGNIVLATGSVNSAPTSLVFADHHFRLYRVSSFVENIIPLTFIDV